Proteins from one Gemmatimonadota bacterium genomic window:
- a CDS encoding tetratricopeptide repeat protein, which translates to MHRFIFLFFLPLFVACGGQEQSADLLFREGEQATHNMASYPVAEVKLAEFLERFPDDPRAEVALQALARVLMNQQKHKEAIARYETLIARFPQSRYCVQAQFMIGYIYDQLGDYKQAQLAYQQVVDTYPNSELVDDAKFSIANLGKAPEQWLRTKPISRE; encoded by the coding sequence ATGCACAGATTTATATTCCTATTCTTTTTGCCACTATTTGTCGCCTGTGGGGGGCAAGAACAGTCTGCAGATCTGCTATTTCGAGAGGGCGAACAGGCCACGCACAATATGGCGTCGTATCCAGTGGCTGAGGTCAAACTGGCGGAATTTTTGGAGCGATTTCCCGACGATCCTCGCGCTGAGGTGGCACTACAGGCTCTGGCTCGGGTGTTGATGAATCAGCAGAAACACAAAGAAGCAATTGCGCGATACGAAACTCTGATCGCGCGTTTTCCTCAAAGCCGATATTGTGTACAGGCACAGTTTATGATTGGCTACATCTACGATCAACTCGGCGATTACAAACAGGCGCAGCTGGCCTATCAGCAGGTGGTTGATACATATCCAAATTCTGAGTTGGTGGATGATGCCAAATTTTCGATTGCAAATTTGGGCAAAGCGCCCGAACAGTGGTTGCGTACCAAACCAATAAGTCGAGAGTGA